In Salinigranum marinum, one DNA window encodes the following:
- a CDS encoding DNA-directed RNA polymerase subunit D codes for MTEQFEVEFIERSDRKARFVARGLTPAFANGIRRAMIADVPTFSIDDVRFVENSSVMFDEMIGLRLGLVPLTTPLDDFEIGDVVTLALDVEGPATAYSGDIETSDALVRPADTNVPIIELKEGQRLELEADAVLDSGKSHAKQQGGVAVGYRHLQRVEVVGDDPDAEFGEQEPNILRGVIEDDGELVPTEQFDNDLTERYPGKEVEIHDVPGAFVFHVETDGSFTVDELVTRAVESIESRAAELEEKVAL; via the coding sequence ATGACAGAACAGTTCGAAGTCGAGTTCATCGAACGCTCCGATCGAAAGGCGCGCTTCGTTGCGCGCGGGCTGACGCCGGCCTTTGCCAACGGCATCCGCCGGGCGATGATCGCCGACGTCCCGACGTTCTCCATCGACGACGTGCGGTTCGTGGAGAACTCCTCGGTGATGTTCGACGAGATGATCGGGCTCCGTCTCGGGCTCGTCCCGCTGACGACGCCGCTGGACGACTTCGAGATCGGCGACGTGGTCACCCTCGCGCTCGACGTCGAGGGGCCGGCGACGGCGTACTCCGGCGACATCGAGACGTCGGACGCGCTCGTCCGGCCGGCGGACACGAACGTCCCCATCATCGAACTCAAGGAGGGCCAGCGCCTCGAACTCGAGGCCGACGCCGTCCTCGACAGCGGGAAGAGCCACGCCAAACAGCAGGGTGGCGTCGCGGTGGGATACCGACACCTCCAGCGGGTGGAGGTCGTCGGCGACGACCCCGACGCCGAGTTCGGAGAGCAGGAGCCGAACATCCTGCGCGGCGTCATCGAGGACGACGGCGAACTCGTTCCCACGGAGCAGTTCGACAACGACCTCACGGAGCGGTACCCCGGCAAGGAGGTCGAGATCCACGACGTCCCCGGTGCGTTCGTCTTCCACGTGGAGACGGACGGCTCGTTCACGGTGGACGAACTGGTGACCCGCGCGGTCGAGTCCATCGAGTCCCGCGCGGCCGAACTCGAAGAGAAAGTCGCCCTGTAG
- a CDS encoding 30S ribosomal protein S11: protein MSETDEERWGIAHIHASFNNTLMTVTDQTGAETVAKSSGGSVVKQNRDEASPYAAMQMADSIAEEVKAAGITKLHVRVRGPGGNKTKSPGPGAQAAIRALARAGIEIGRIEDVTPLPHDGTRAPKNRRF, encoded by the coding sequence ATGAGCGAAACAGACGAGGAGCGGTGGGGGATCGCCCACATCCACGCGTCGTTCAACAACACGCTGATGACCGTCACCGACCAGACCGGCGCCGAGACCGTCGCGAAATCCTCGGGCGGGTCGGTCGTGAAGCAGAACCGCGACGAGGCGTCGCCGTACGCCGCCATGCAGATGGCCGACTCCATCGCCGAGGAGGTCAAGGCGGCGGGCATCACGAAACTGCACGTTCGCGTGCGCGGTCCCGGTGGGAACAAGACGAAGTCCCCGGGCCCCGGTGCCCAGGCGGCCATCCGCGCGCTCGCCCGCGCCGGCATCGAGATCGGTCGCATCGAGGACGTCACGCCGCTGCCGCACGACGGTACCCGAGCGCCCAAGAACCGACGGTTCTAA
- a CDS encoding 30S ribosomal protein S4, producing MTTGKNTKFYETPNHPFQGERIASEGGLLGDYGLKNKEELWRAQSQLRDIRREARRLLGEAQGDVEVAEAAGAGFLNRLRRLGILSEEDDISQVLGLDVTDLLERRLQTVVYRKGLANTPKQARQFISHGHITVDGARVTVPSQKIEVDEAGAVAFDANSPLDDDLHPMRAEAQE from the coding sequence ATGACAACCGGAAAGAACACCAAGTTCTACGAGACCCCGAACCACCCGTTCCAGGGCGAGCGCATCGCGAGCGAGGGTGGACTGCTCGGCGACTACGGCCTGAAGAACAAAGAGGAACTCTGGCGAGCCCAGTCACAGCTGCGCGACATTCGCCGCGAGGCCCGACGCCTCCTCGGCGAGGCGCAGGGTGACGTCGAGGTCGCCGAGGCCGCCGGGGCCGGCTTCCTGAACCGACTTCGCCGGCTCGGCATCCTCTCCGAGGAGGACGACATCTCGCAGGTGCTGGGGCTGGACGTCACCGACCTGCTCGAACGCCGCCTGCAGACGGTCGTCTACCGGAAGGGGCTGGCGAACACGCCGAAGCAGGCGCGACAGTTCATCAGCCACGGCCACATCACGGTCGACGGCGCCCGCGTGACGGTGCCGTCGCAGAAGATCGAGGTGGACGAGGCCGGCGCTGTCGCCTTCGACGCGAACAGCCCGCTGGACGACGACCTCCACCCGATGCGGGCGGAGGCGCAGGAGTAA
- a CDS encoding 30S ribosomal protein S13 produces MSAEEPQDDAAEDDDLRYFVRIGQTDLDGTKSVERSLTEMNGIGKRTARIVADAADVDRMATFGRLEDDEIDAVVEVVENLHDHVPAWMANRQRDFYTGETSHIVGSDLGQKRTHDVNRMKMINCYKGVRHKRGQKVRGQRTKSTGRSEGTIGVNVEAIKEDMAEEAAEDE; encoded by the coding sequence ATGAGTGCAGAAGAACCACAGGACGACGCTGCCGAAGACGACGACCTTCGGTACTTCGTCAGGATCGGACAGACGGACCTCGACGGGACGAAGTCCGTCGAGCGAAGCCTGACGGAGATGAACGGTATCGGCAAGCGCACGGCGCGTATCGTCGCCGACGCGGCCGACGTCGACCGGATGGCGACGTTCGGTCGGCTCGAAGACGACGAGATCGACGCCGTGGTGGAGGTCGTCGAGAACCTCCACGACCACGTTCCGGCGTGGATGGCTAACCGCCAGCGCGACTTCTACACCGGGGAGACGAGCCACATCGTCGGCTCGGACCTCGGGCAGAAGCGCACCCACGACGTCAACCGGATGAAGATGATCAACTGCTACAAGGGCGTGCGTCACAAGCGCGGCCAGAAGGTGCGCGGCCAGCGGACGAAGTCGACCGGCCGGAGCGAAGGCACCATCGGCGTCAACGTCGAGGCAATCAAGGAAGACATGGCCGAGGAGGCCGCTGAAGACGAATGA
- the moaA gene encoding GTP 3',8-cyclase MoaA, producing MLEDDFGREVTGVRVSLTDRCNFDCVYCHNEGLGDTRGPMEPGDNEMSTDDVVRFLDVVEEFGVRKVKFTGGEPMLRQDLEEIIRRTPDSMETSLTTNGTFLPGRAEALKEAGLSRVNVSQDALDPQAFAEITKSGAYDKVMEGVQAAVDAGLTPVKLNMVVFEHTAGYVEEMVEHVAENDGLQLQLIEYMPELTGKPEWNIDIQRVHDWLADIADRVEHREMHDRKRYFVEGGMVEIVDPVENEEFCSNCHRVRVTHEGYLKGCLNRNDDLRPMGEMSREEIRTAFHETVENRVPYYGEYLVKDDDGDWVVNEKYLGVEPEPVTADD from the coding sequence ATGCTCGAGGACGACTTCGGACGGGAGGTGACAGGCGTCCGGGTCTCGCTCACGGACCGGTGTAACTTCGACTGCGTCTACTGCCACAACGAGGGGTTGGGCGACACCCGGGGGCCGATGGAGCCAGGGGACAACGAGATGTCGACCGACGACGTCGTCCGCTTTCTCGACGTCGTCGAGGAGTTCGGGGTCCGGAAGGTGAAGTTCACCGGCGGCGAGCCGATGCTCAGACAGGACCTCGAAGAGATCATCCGCCGCACGCCGGACTCGATGGAGACCTCGCTGACGACGAACGGGACGTTTCTTCCCGGGCGGGCCGAGGCGCTGAAGGAGGCCGGACTCTCGCGGGTGAACGTCTCGCAGGACGCGCTCGACCCACAGGCGTTCGCGGAGATCACCAAGTCGGGCGCGTACGACAAGGTGATGGAGGGGGTGCAGGCCGCGGTCGACGCGGGACTCACCCCCGTAAAGCTGAACATGGTCGTGTTCGAGCACACCGCGGGCTACGTGGAGGAGATGGTCGAACACGTCGCCGAGAACGACGGCCTCCAGCTCCAGTTGATCGAGTACATGCCCGAGCTCACGGGCAAGCCCGAGTGGAACATCGACATCCAGCGCGTCCACGACTGGCTCGCCGACATCGCCGACCGGGTCGAGCACCGCGAGATGCACGACCGCAAGCGCTACTTCGTCGAGGGCGGCATGGTCGAGATCGTCGACCCCGTCGAGAACGAGGAGTTCTGTTCGAACTGCCACCGCGTCCGGGTGACCCACGAGGGGTATCTCAAGGGCTGTCTCAACCGCAACGACGACCTCCGACCGATGGGCGAGATGAGTCGGGAGGAGATCCGTACGGCCTTCCACGAGACGGTCGAAAACCGGGTCCCGTACTACGGGGAGTACCTGGTCAAGGACGACGACGGCGACTGGGTCGTCAACGAGAAGTACCTCGGTGTCGAGCCCGAGCCAGTGACGGCCGACGACTGA